The following DNA comes from Candidatus Binatus sp..
GGATCGCGCTGGAAATCGGCGCGATTGCCCAGTTCCGCGAACTTGTCGTACGACGCGCTTATTTTCGGGCATTCGAAATCATCCACGTCGAGATTGGTCAGCAGATGCAGCCCGGGCTTGAGTGCGACAACTTCGATCGAGGCGCCGCGGTTGTAAGCGACGAACCCCTCGGTCCGCGACACCATCAGCAGGTTGAATGGATTGTAGTCGGAGCCGCGCTCGCGGGCGGCGAACTCCGCCGCCTCCGCCGCGGTCCGGCGCCGCAGAGCGTCCAGGCACAGCCACCCGCGCGATCGCGCCTGCGGATTGCCGCCATTGCCGGCGCGCCGATTCAGCAGCCCCGCGACAATTCCGTACTCGCTGATTCCGAGCCAGGTGCCGCCCGCCTTGAGATCTTTGCCGCCGACTACGTGCGGGCTTTCCAGCAGGGTGGTCGGGTCGCCGGCGGGGCGGTCAAGGAATTCATCGCGATTCGCGGCGATCACCACCGGAAATTTGCGTGTCGCCTGAAAGTAAATCGCCAGCGTGCACATCAAAATAAAATTGGCAGCCCGCTGCCCCTCCGCACAAGACCCATTTCTCGAATCTTACTTCGCCCGTTATTTCACGGGACCTGCCACGGCCACACGGCAGCCGGCCGCAACGCGGACGCCAGGTGAGGGTTCTGCGCCGCATCTGCTTCTTTTGTGTCATCCCGAGTACAGCCGAGG
Coding sequences within:
- a CDS encoding NRDE family protein → MCTLAIYFQATRKFPVVIAANRDEFLDRPAGDPTTLLESPHVVGGKDLKAGGTWLGISEYGIVAGLLNRRAGNGGNPQARSRGWLCLDALRRRTAAEAAEFAARERGSDYNPFNLLMVSRTEGFVAYNRGASIEVVALKPGLHLLTNLDVDDFECPKISASYDKFAELGNRADFQRDPIGQRAALAALLADHNTQLDPRIGAAAVGTAAGGRSNALCLHLDNYGTRSSSLIFMRGDRPEITHYFAPGPPCRTAYGLAIVPRAPSAAQGPK